Within Leishmania infantum JPCM5 genome chromosome 5, the genomic segment GGTGGGCTGTGACCGCTGCCTGCTCTGTTCGGCGTTGGcgacacggcagcgcgctTCGCATAAAGGcctggcgccgacgccggcaccTCCAGCATCTCACCCAGGCGAGcaccgcgctgctggagcgctgCGGCCAACACAGTAAGCTCGCCGCCACGCAAGTGAACGGTACACGGTTGCGGTGCCTTCTCCACAACAACGCGGGCGTCCacaggggagaagagagagaacatCGTTGCGGtggccggcgccgacgacgatggcgcgGTGCACTGCCAGCGATCGGCGAGGGAGGTCAGAAGGGCATCCATGGCACGTTGCGCAGCGGCCAGGCTCGGAAAGGCGGCTGCACTCGCCAAAGGCGAGGGGCCCCGGAACGCGGCACTCAGCGTGCGAGAGGCGTAGTTCAAGCGAAACTGCACAGACGATAGCACAGACCTGTCGTCGTCCCCCACGGTTGTCCTCacgggccgctgctgctctctcgcttcaTCGCTCTGGCGGTCGCTTGCCGGCTCGATCgtcggccgccgcgctgaCCTCGCGAGCTCATCCGCCAGCGATCCGTTCACCAAGCATGGGTTGCCGCTCATATCGAGACACCGCAGGCGGGCTAGTGCCGGGGCACAcgtgacggcggcagcggaggaaggggaaggggaggaaggcCAGCGTATCGGAGTGAAGAGCCGGCGAACATCACGAGCGTCTTCGATGTAGTTGTGCGACAGATCCAGGTGCGTCAGAGCCGTGCACCACGGGCGCAGAAGAGGGTGCGTTGACGAGGGCGCTCCACCCTGTGCAGTTCCGATTTCAGCGTCTGCCGACTCCACCCACACGATCCCCGGCAGAGAACGCCCACGCAGGCGGTTGTGCGAAAGGATGAGCACGACGCCGACCTTGTCGCTGTCTACGGTGCCAGAGCCTGACTTGGCGCCAGGCAACAGCGGAGAGGcatccgccgctgcaggtgctgctaCCGGTTGAGAGTACGCATGCGCCCCAGTGGCGGCCGACGCGCCGGCGCTAAGCGAGATGGTCGTCTCGCCCACGTCAAGCTGGATCGACGTCTCGGCGCTTCGCGACGGACGCGTCGCGAAGCTGCGGGCGCCTCCTAGAGACCGATCCGagggtggctgctgctgttgctgacgTGAGCAGCAGGTACGGCAGTGGTGGTTTGGATGCCCGGCCCCGCCAGGCGCGTGGGAGCGCTGATGCGTTTCTGCACCCACCGAGGACTGGAGGCTGATAGGGATAGACGCGGTGGAGATAGGCGTATGACCTTCGTTGTCGTCACCGTCGACGTGCTCAAAGGCGATTTCTTCGCCTtccttcgccgccgtgccaTCAGCTATCAGCTCCGCAGCTAGGGCGACACCTTCCAGGGCAGCTGCCCCCCCGTGCGAGGGCTCGGCTGTGCTCTCCGAGGCCACTTTATGAAGAACATCATATGCGGTGGGGCTATTCAGAGAGGCAGCTTCCCGAGACGGTGCCGCGAGCATCAGCGGAAGCCCCTGCAGCGACTCAATGGAGTTGTAGGAGAGGTCCACGTAAGCCAATCGCCTGCACGCCTGCATGCCATCCACGGATGTGAGCGCGTTGTGCGTGGCGATAAGAACAGTCAGCGtatcagctgcgccgcccaGCCCCACCAAGCTGCACAACTGATTGTGATTGACCAGGAGATGTGTGAGGGAGGTGAAGGggcgcagcgcgctgctctcctcctccagcgacATGTGCGACGCGCCGGCCGATGCCGTACCTAAAGACGAAGACACCGCCGTATCGGTATCAGCAGCAACACGGACGTCGCCTTGGCTGGAGTGCGCGAAGGGCCGCTGCAGGTTACGGAGATGATTGTGGCTGAGGTTCAGCTTCACCGTGGTGGGGATTGCGGCCGCCTTGAGGCCATAGATACGCGAGTGCACCTCCCCCAGCTCGTAGATGTTGCGCCGTTCGAGTGAGACATGCATGACGCtgatggtgctgccgctgggtCGATAcagtgaggaggggaggggaggggaggggagggaagggagagaggaaagggaggCCACAAGAGAAATGAGCGCGAGAGCAGCTGCCCGGCAATGTCCAGCAGAGGGTGGGTGAAGGGTATGGGGCAGTGTTGGTGGAACGCGCAGGACAGGAGAGCCTATATGTTCGCACAAGTACACGAGCCTATGATTGGCGTAATGTGGAGGGGTGGGTAACCCTGAGATGGTGATGGGAACCGCCGGCagcaggagggagagggggatcGAGCAAGCGTCCGTGTGCCGGGGTTGCCGAgcgtggagggaggggaaggcaGAGGCACAGCACACAATGCAGCCACCTCACGTCTTTTACGAGCCACGTTGGATGGCAAAAGGCGGGATAGagcggtggagagggagggggagtggtgGCTGTTGTGGTGATGCTGGGGATGGGAGGGGAGCAcaaggggagaggaaagggcCCTGCACTGTACGCAGCTGGCATctcgggggaggggtgggaggtgtgagcagcggcggcgcgtctgAGCCCTTTGAAGACGTGCGAACGTGCGTGCTGAAGCCACTGTGTAGTGTCCGCAAAACAATGTGGGCGCTCATCTACACGTGTGGGTGTGCTCGCTTCAGAATTGctgaggagggcggcgcgaaAACCAAGGGCGGCACAggcgggggtggtggcggcaggcCACTgacgcagcacgcacgcacgctaTAGGCGTCTACGTCAGTCTCCTACTGAAAGATgacgggaggaggaggaggaggagagggaggggggtgagcGCGAGGTGGACTTGGCGGGCGATAGTTGGGGTGGGTGAGGAGAGTACGGACACAAAGCAATACGCATACTAGAACACACCGATGCAAGTGCGCCGACGGGGTCTGCCGAGCCTTCACTGCAGATgccacatgcacacacacacacacacacacacacacagactgCGCTTTCTGCATGCATTTTTAGTCACTGCCCGCCGTTTCTCCATCCGGGGCGGCCTGCGCTGACGCATCTTCACCGTGTCCGTACCGCGCCGCTAAACGTCGGCtacgacagcggcgcgttGCCTCTTGCTccgtcagctgctgcgccgcccgcgcTACCTCATCCATGGTCGGTCGGCACCATGAACGGCGGTTACCCTGGTGTATCGCATTGCCACCCAcatcgtcatcgctgctgcgactgccatcggatgagctgctgcttgaTGTGGCGTAGTCGTTGCTGTCCACAGCACGATACTCCGAGGCGTAGCGGACGCGGCTGTGAGCACGATCGATACAGCGGGAGATGACCCACATAACCAGGAGGGCCGGAatgccgaggaggacgagaagCATTAAGATgtcctcgtcatcctcgacGAGAGAGCGGGAGATGGCCTTGAGGCCGTGgatggcgccaccgccgtgccCCCGGGCCACGTCCAGCAGGTGCTCAGCAAAGCGCGACATCCCGCTGCATGCGCGGCTACGTCGAGCAGGTGAGAAgtaagagggaggaggggatgaggtgggggagggggagggggaagaagACGCCACAACGAGGTACGTGAGTATCTGCCGCCGATGCACCAGCCCTGCGTGCTCGCTCAtgtttgtatgtgtgtgcgcgcgtgtggaaCAGGTAGAAGATACGGAGACGGTAAAGAACGGTGCGAGTGCGTACGTGATGGACCCTTTGGGGGTCTTCCTTTCAGCTGAGCGCCCGCACACGGCGCCAGCAGTGGCCGTGCCGCGATGGAGGGGGCCAGTGAAGCGGCTTACTCCCTCACCCCACGCCTCGCCAGAAACCCTCTCGTGAGTGGAGGTGGCTCTGTGGTGAACGTCATGCGCTAGCTACTGCGATGGtgcaaggaggagggtgagGCAAAGAGCAGCAACTCACCGCAGCAGAAACACATATGGAGATGGAGGATAGCCACAGTCGTCTTTCGGCAAGTATGTGTACGTGGGAATGTtcgtgcctgtgtgtctgtgcgtctAAGGATGTGTGTAGCGACAGTGATCTCGGCCATCACGCTGCTCCCCTCCATTCACCTCCCATACGGCGACAAGAgagtgggtggggtggtggtggtggtggtggagacACTACAATACCCTGCTTAAAAAGTAAAACACAACAACTcccgaggagggggagggaggcaggcgGAGGCCGTTCCCCGGGGTGGGTACTTGTGGCCGGAGGTGGCCATCGTAGCAGACGTACACCGTTGCTTCCGCACGAAGCTCAAAAGAAGCAACGACACCAGCATAATCGACCGTTCGTTATGCGTGTGCACTGCGctctccccttcttctctccctcctcgccccttcTCCGGACGTCGCCTACGCCTTCGCCTTGCGCTTCAGCTTGCGCATGTTCTTTCGGTAGAACTGCATGAAGAGGTACAGCAGCGTCATGTGGtagcacagctgcagcaccgcccactTTTTGGGGATCGGCGAGTGCGCCACGACGGCCAGCACCGCGTGCAGGATGCAAAACGCAAACTGGGCCATCTGCACCTGCGTCAGGTACTTCTTGAGCGGGTTCGTGTAGCCGAGGGAGGTGTACAGGTAATGGAAGTACATGAGCGCGTGGACAGCGGAGTTGATCCACGCGCCAAAGAAGGCGGTGCCGTTCGCGACGCcgtgatgcagcagcaggccccAGATGAAGCCGATCGTCAAGTGGTGGTAGATGTGCAGGAAGGACAGCTGCTGTTCTTTCTTGCGCAGCACAATGAAGTACGTGTCGAACATATCGAGAAACTTTGTGGCGTAGTGAA encodes:
- a CDS encoding putative fatty acid elongase — translated: MKFADAVQCIGKESLCFHPELNVFVNYPVLIGCHIGYLVVIILLYKFMEGRTAYVLKYPMMLYNTAQVALSLAMAINLGQFLVYGVFNLNGRFTATIEYWIFVHYATKFLDMFDTYFIVLRKKEQQLSFLHIYHHLTIGFIWGLLLHHGVANGTAFFGAWINSAVHALMYFHYLYTSLGYTNPLKKYLTQVQMAQFAFCILHAVLAVVAHSPIPKKWAVLQLCYHMTLLYLFMQFYRKNMRKLKRKAKA